The region tatcttttaaaaattcttttacgatgtttatatttttttaatactctttaaatattattattaaaatttaataatttttattgatttttattttttataatttttttccacGTGTCACGTTGTGGTTGTGATATGGGATGACTTTAACTAGATAAATTAGGGGCagttaactttaacggtcaactGTTAAAGTTAACGGTTAAAGGGTATTTTCGATGTATTTTGACAGTTCAAGTACTTAActgaatgtaaaaaaaaaatttaattatttttttttaaagtttgaaagtTTTTTACACCTTtataccaaaagaaaaaaaaaatctttggatttataaataaaatggtaaaattgttacCATGCTCGTAGGTTTGACTTGATTGActttttctgaaaaaaaaaatcacgCGGCTGTATTATAACTGTTCAAATGTGTATTGCCTCATCATACTTTAATGCCGTTAGAGCTGGTACCTTTTAGGAAAATGGAAGCAAATTATAGGGGCATATTGGatatttagaaattttagttACCATATTGAAAGTTATTACTAAAGTACATGGGTAAACATGACATTATCCCAATAATATTTGATGCACCATTGACAAATGAAtcttatatattaataattttatttaaacataattaaatattaattataactattataaataaatattaataattctaatgtttaaattaaggtttaattaaatattaataataacataatatctactaatttttgttttatttaatgataaaattttatatattattcattaatAATACATTATATTTATGCACTCAAAGTTAGAGAATACACGTATATATTctcacatattatatatatgcaaatgtacattaataaatatatttatatgcttcATTCGAAGAAATATTTATATGCAAATACcaatattaaaatcataaataaaatttaataatttaatttggtgattatattttatttttaaatataaatataaatataaaaaataaaaatattaaaatatttagtaTCAAACTATTCAAAATTGTAAACCAAAAGAGAGAAACAATATATATCGATGAATGCAAGCGATATCAATGCAGTCTCAATGACTATTACGTACTGTGTGACGCTCCATTTGCTATCATTAAATGCTGCGTGATGCTATGTTAGATTGTATAAAACTATAATTTCATGTCATCTTTATCATTTTTTAACTGGAGGAtgacaaatcaaaatttttttcctaattttcagcttttttttctcttcaaaaaaaattaaatctaactaaaaatgctaaaaattaggaggaaaaatctgatttgtcattctcctattgaaAAGGATAAGGATGGTGTTAAATCACAGTTATTCTTCCTTGACGTTCCATTaaattgtatgaaactgtgattccaaTCATTAAGTATTCTTGAAAAGATGACAACCCTAgggtgaattaatttaattaaattagtataGTAAGACGTTGATGGATAAGGATTGAgctaattattcaaaaattttctctgGATAAATGATAAGCACCAAACTTCATAAATTTTGAGTGAAATTGccgttcaattttgaaaataccACGACACCTTCATTTATCTAACACATAAACAATTTTCTTTTGTTCAAAACTCAAACCTTACAAAACTTAGATTCTACCCAAGCAAATTTACCatcattcatgcatcataaaTTTACCAATGAATTATAAAACTTTGACTTAGTTTTGCATCTTAAAAGTTAAGGTGATTAAGCTACCTTTGCTTAGCCTATTGATAGCCCAATTTTAATCCTTTCCTAATGTTAATTAATCAGCAATTAAAGCTTAAGTTACCTTAGAATAAATCAAACCCATACAGTTGACTAAAGATCGTCGGTCGATCTCAATTTCGATAAAAATACTATAAAAACTCTTGTATTAGGAGctagattgtattttatttttattattaaaaaaagagcATATTAGCCACTtataaattaaagagtaaaatgatcatttttgttaaaaaattcatcaatttctactatttaaACCGGCATAATTGACAAAATAACTAAAAAGTTACACCATTCTTTTAACCTACAAAGATCAATTTTTAacggtaaaaataaataaaaatttaaacaaattaatctaATATATAGAGACTGATTTATTCATTATTTGAATAGATAAGACAAAATACATTCAGGGGACTGTAGTAGTTTTACCCCAATTCCATCCTCATCCAATGCTTACCTGGCAAAAATAATCCGGTGGGTAGGGTAGTACCTCCGAATTGTATTGTTCAGCATTGGCGTGTGTTAGCCGCCAAATTAACCCAGTTTGTTTGAGGTAACAAGTTGTATGGGTAATACCAACTCAAAACCGCCAAAAGTTTCATAATACTAATGAAAGAGCTCACTGCTTTTCCCCATCAGAAAGAGAGAGAAAGCTATAAGAATCTATCACATGAAAAAGAAAGCAAACTCAAATACTATCTCTTTCTGTTGGCttacttctttttattttatttccaaaaaaaggaaaaagatacaaaattttgtttctttaagTTTCTGCCCTCTCTCTATTCTTGGTCATTGGAGCAAAGAAATAAGGTAAACAACAACTTGCTTAAAAATCTCTTCTCTTTCTGtttaatttgttgatttttgagttggaGGCACAACCCTTTTATGTCAATACAAGATAGTATATTCGTTTGaagaagtaaagaaaaaaaacactACCTACCATATGGTGCATTTTGTAAAGAAACTGCTTAGTCTTAAGCTAAAAGGAACATTCAAAAGCACTCAAGTTCATGCCTCGAGTCCACCAAATACCCCAATTGTTAACACTATTGGCTCTTCTTCCGTAGCTAGTAAGCTTAGTAAATAACAAAGAGTGAGACTCATAGGATCAAAACTCAAATCCAGTAAGGTCTGCTGTCTCAGGAGCTAAAACCATGCTTCCTTTTGGACTTCCTAAAACTGACCACCTTGAACCAACCATAGAACCTCAATTAAAACCAATTCAGTTGGTAGAAACCTTAGCTGATCTTTACCGCCGCCTTGGGACTTGTTTAGAATCAGAGAAATCATTGATATGCATTGAGCAGTACTCGATTTTGAGTAGCCTTGGCGATCCTAAGTTATTGAGAAGGTGCCTCCGTGCTGCAAGGCAACATGCCTTTGATGTGCACTCCAAGGTGGTTTTATCAGCTTTGTTAAGGTATGAGAGGAGAGAAGATGAACATGATGGTGTATCACCAATGGATTGCAGTAGTTTCATTCTTGAATGTCCTAAGGCTACTCTGGAATCTGGGTGTGATCTGAATTCAATTTATGACCACTGCAAGTGTTATCAAGAGTGTACTAACTCCGCTGATGTTCAAATCTCCAAGGAGGATGAGCTTTTGACATTGGAAGAAGATAGTGATATCTCCTTTTGTGTTGGCAATGAGGAGATTGATTGTGTTCGATCTAAAATTGCTGCACTTTCAACTCCTTTTAAGGCAATgctatgtggaagtttcattgaGTCAAAAAGATCTAAAATTGATTTTTCACAAAATGGGATCTCTGTTGAGCTAATGAAAGCTGTGGATTTGTACAGTAGGACTAAGAGGGTGGACATGTTTTCTCCTAAGATTGTTCTGGAGCTCTTATCTTTTGCAGAAAGGTTCTGTTGTGAGGAAATGAAGTCGGCTTGCGATATTCATTTGGCAACCTTTGTCAACTGTATGGAGGATGTTTTGGTCCTTATTGAATATGGGTTAGAGGACAGGGCAAATGTTCTAGTAGCTTCATGTTTGCAGGTGCTGCTAAGAGAGCTCCCAAGTTCTCTTCATAGCCCCAAAGTGATGAGGATATTTTGTAGCTCTGAGGCAAGGGAGAGATTGGCAGCAGCTGGACATGCTTCTTTCTTGCTGTATTATTTCCTAAGTCAGGTGGCTATGGAAGAGGATAAGGTGTCAAATACAACAGTGATGTTGTTAGAAAGGTTGAAAGAATGTGCCACATTAAAGTGGCAGAAGGCTCTAGCTTTGCATCAATTGGGTTGCGTGTGGCTCGAGAGACTAGAGTACAAAAGTGCTCAATGTTATTTTGAAGCAGCTACTGAGGCAGGTCATGTTTATTCATTAGCTGGTATTGCAAGATCTAGGTACAAGCAAGGGCAACAGCATTCAGCCTACAAGTTGATGAACACACTTATCTCCGAGTATAAAGCGGTCGGGTGGATGTATCAAGAACGATCTTTGTATAATACTGGGGAGAATAAGATTGCTGATTTGAACACTGCAACTGAATTGGATCCCACCCTATCCTTCCCATATAAATATAGAGCAGTCTCAAAAGCAGAGAAGAAACAAACTAAGGATGCTATTTCAGAGATTGACAGAATCATTCAATTCAAGCTTGCACCAGACTGCCTTGAATTACGGGCTTGGTTCTTCATAGCGATTGAGGATTATGGAAGTGCTTTGAGAGATATCAGAGCAATGTTAACTTTGGAGCCAAGTTACAAGATGTTCAATGTGCGATTAAGCGGGGATGATTTGATAGATCTCCTGAACCATAAGGTTCAGCAAGGAAGTCAAGCTGACTGCTGGCTGCAACTTTATGATCAATGGTCTTCCATTGATGATATTGGCTCTCTGGCTATAATTCACCAGATGCTTGTTAATGATCCTTGGAAAAGTCTCCTTAGATTTCGGCAATCTCTTCTTCTTTTAAGGTTAGCTTTCTATTATAAAGTTTCCATATAGTTTTCTTGAGCTGCAATTCCTATAGTgtctatgatttttaataagttGTTGCTTTTCTATGATTTTAGCAATAACTGCAGCAATGTTTCTGTTTAAAATCTCCTGTTCTGGAATGTGATTGTTCTCAGCCTTGATCCTACTATATTTGATCAAATGAAGAATACTGGATATGCATTAACATTGCAGGCTAAACTGTAAGAAGGCTGCTATGCGATGTTTGCAATTAGCTTGTAACCTTTCAAGTTCTGAGCACGAAAAGTTAATTTATGAAGGATGGATTTTTTATGACACCGGCCATCGTGAAGAAGCTCTTGCTAAGGCTGAGAAGTCCATTTTGATTCAAAGGTCGTTTGAAGCCTTTTTCCTGAAAGCTTACACATTGTCAGATTCAAATCTGGATCCTGAGTCTTCTTCTTATGTCATTGAACTTTTGGAGGAAGCAATTAGATGCCCTTCGGATGGTCTTCGGAAAGGACAGGTGAGTGTTGgaacatttttcaaatatttatagtgttccaataactataaatggatgggtgtaattaatcaaaagattatattatttgattatttgaaaaaaaattataactatttaaataatattatttgaatagttataatattaaatgaataattatgtgtttattttactgACATTATTATTTAGAAAGACATCTTTCATAAAGACATAAAGAGATGTCTTTATGAAGAGAAataaaaattcctataaatagaaatgagattttatttgaaaaagacactaacaaattctaatattctaatattgttagattattctataaagtattacggcagaaatcctttgtagaaattgagtttttattATACATTTCTCAGTGCGTAGTaggctattctcgtcagtgcaaaatgcaaatagtcattagtttcattgtatcctcgaggttaatttgttTGGAACTTATTTGCACGCCGAAAATAAGTGGGGGTGAAGGCAAATATAAACTTAAAGATAGTGCCTTGATACACACCTTGGAGCCTTATGCTATTTCTTCCTTTTCTGTTCGAGTTCCATTTGCGTGTTCGAGTTCTGTTCGTGTGTTCGTTTGTTATTTGACCATCATTGTTTATGGTGATATTTTGCAGGCACTCAACAATTTAGGCAGTAAGTATGTGGATTCTGGTAAACTGGATCAAGCTGCAAACTGCTATATGAATGCCCTTGATATCAAACATACAAAAGCTCATCAAGGTTTGGCACGCGTATACTCTTTAAGAAATCAGCAAAAAGCTGCTTATGCTGAGCTGTCCAAACTGATAGAGAAGGCACATAATAATGCCTCAGCATATGAGAACCGGTCGGAGTATTGTGACAGTGAGATGGCAAAGAACGATCTCAACATGGCAACAGAACTGGATCCACTCAGAACATACCCATATAGCTACAGGGCAGCTGGTAATTTTCTAATGTCCTTTCTCAGTTTCTGATATTTGATTCTGGTTACCGACACGTATTTTTGCTCTTTAGCATGCATGACTCATGGTTTACAAAGACTAGTTGCAAATCTGAGAAATAGATCATTGGAACTGTTTAGATTTAGTAGGAGTTCTTCCCTTAAAGTTCTATACATGTCCACTTTCCTCTATTCTCCATTAGCATTAGAAAGGACATGAAGTTCTTATCTAGATATAATGTAAAGATGGAgcaaaataaaattgattaaatgtcAAGCATCACCTCTTTTAGAAGCCTGGTTTTCCTTCATCCAAGAAAGAATAATCTTCttccaattttcttttttgataaATTTCAGGAAGGATAACTTCTCTATGATCATGTGTTTCTATGGATCTTTTTTCTTACTGTTTTGTTACTTCAGTAAATATATTATTATCTGAGAAATTTAATCAGTACTCACATCCTGCATTACTTTGGGTAGTGCTAATGGATAACCAAAAAGAAACTGAAGCAATTGAAGAACTTTCAAAAGCCATAGCTTTCAAGCCTGACCTACAAATGCTTCACCTTCGAGCTGCATTTTACGAGTCAATTGGTAATCTCAATTCAGCTCTCTGTGATTGTGAAGCAGCACTCTGCTTAGAACCGGACCATATAGACACGCTTGATCTGTATAATAGAGCACGGGACCAAGCTATCCACCCTCAACAAATTTAAGAGGCACTCTTGTTATATTTATGATATACTTGAGGAGAGAGTTGTCATTAGTAAGGAAATGAATCGTGGAGTCTTTCACATAATGTTACTTCCCTACTGAAATGATGGGGTTGCTAGAATTTATCTGCAGATGGCCATGAAAAATGAAAGACGAGAATTGCATGTAAATATGAGGGGTGACATAGAGCAAGTAGCCTATCCAGCCTATTCCTGGATGTTGGTTTCGTGCGACAGATTTAGGTCTACAAGGTAGTTGCAAAGGTTTAACCATGCAGGTTAAAGGGTTTAACTCTGTTGTAATCATTCCTTATAGAAAGAAAACTGTATATATTGTACAAATATCATTGGTTGGAAGACTTCTCATCTAAGTTTACTTGTACTGTTGTACCTGAACAATGTTAAAATAGGTTTAAATCTCTCTTTTAACTGTAATTTTTTGGTTCAAGATATTCTTCCTCCATGTCTAAATATCTCCCCCTTTCATCAAGCCACTTGATTTCATGCTTAATAGAGGTGGTGAGAGAAGTGGAAGAGTTGTGATGTGAATGGTCTTATTCAGATGGTGTGAAAGGTATTGGTACAGGATAAATGGAAAAGCAAAGAGAataaacatatattcatttcCCAAGTTGCTGTACTAGAATTTATACAATCAACTTTAAAATCAGAATGAACAAATGAGTAAAAGGAAAGGAAACAAAAGCAAGCAAAGAATGGAGAAGCAGCAGCAAATCAAGGCTCACATCATATATTTTTCTCTAAGAATTATATACAAAGATTCATTTCTCTTTCCAATATTTTGATTAAAGAAAACAGAATCTACTCAGAACTCCGCTGCTTCGGAGCCCAACAATAGAAACAGGGAAAACAGAATGCAAATTTATTAGCGTtaaattccaatttcactgaTTAACTTGATTCTGTAGACAATATTTCAAGCTCAGCCCACCAAAGGGGAGAGAGTTTTGGAGTTGCTCCATCAGGTCCCATTGCTGTGATCTCTTTTAACTTGGCTGCAACTTCTTTCATTGTTGGTCTCTCTTTTGGATCAGGATTAACACAAGTTTTAACCACTTCAAACAAATTTTCCAGATCATCTTCTTGGAAAAATTTAAGAGTTGGATCCACCGTTTCTTTCAAGGGTTGGTCCCTTTTCAAGTAGTCTGAGGCCCAGTCTGCAAGGGAGCCATTGTCTATCGAATACGGGATCCTACCAGTTATCATTTCAAACAATATCACCCCGAAGCTGTAAACATTGCTCTCTGCATCTGCTGATGGAGATTCTAAGAGCTCCATGGTAGCCGATCCCACCTTGGCTGCGGTAGCATTATTCAAGAAGCTGAAATCAGATATTTTTGCAGCATAGTCTTCAGTCAGATACACAGAGCAAGACTGCAAGTTTCTATGGGCTATAGGGGGAGTAAGCTGATGCATATGCTCAAGGCAGTACGCTATTCCCATGGCTATCCTTAGGCGCATTCCCCAGTCCAAGTGCTCAGCTTCTTGTACTGCAAGAAATCCAGAATTCAGCACCGCCTAAGCCGTATATTATGTGGCATCTATCAATAAACACTCTTCTAATGGTACAGATTAAAATGTAACCAAAGACTTACTATGTAGATGCTCAAAGAGTGATCCATTAGGAACATACTCAAAAACCATCATTCTTGTGAAGGGCGTATTTTCTTCACAATAGCCAATAAGGTTCACGAAATTCTTGTGGTTCACTTTAGACAACGAGTCTATCTGAAAGAAAGAATAAATTGATATTCATGTAAAGGCCTAAAAAGTATTTTAAGACTATAGTTATGAATAATGTTGCAGTACCTTGTTTCTAAATTGTGTCTCTAAATTCTTTGACCAGTCTTCACGAGATGAAATCGCAGTTGATGTCACTGCTATTTCGACCCCACTTGATAAAGTCCCCTTGTAGACTGTTCCATCAGAAAAGGTACCAATTACATTGCTGAAATCCTCACAAGCTGCTTCAAGTTCTGATCGCTTGAGCTTCGGTACACCTGAAATGCAGACATCAGCATAAGAGAGTGCAAATCTGTAGACTCACAGAGAGAGGTTGAAAGACTCCCATCTTTGTTTCACCAAGGAAAAACTTCAATCCGAAATTGAGCCAAAAGGCCAATATAGAATAGTATTTTGGTAGAAGATTCCAATATAAATTCCCTGAAAGAATGCTTGTTGGGTTCCATAATTTTTCAGCAAGTTTTACTGGGTCTGCAAACACTTAGAAATTTGCAGGACGTGTTTTGTAACGAAGGAAACATACCTGTTACAAATGCCTTCTGCAGCTGCCCACTTAATCCCGTGGCCCAAGGTTTGACAGAAACCACCTTACTATTTCGGAAGAGGATAATGCTAAGGACTGAAACCAAAACAATCAAGGAACCTCCAATACTTGCAATCAAAATTGGAAAAATATGATGTTTTGAACCAGAATTCTCATTTGATATTTGCCTTGGAGTTGAAGCAGGGGAATTGGCTGGGGCATTGCGTGATTGGGGTGGTTCAGAGATAGATACTGATGGATCTACAGGAGGTTGTAAAGCTGGAGCTGGTGCTAATTCAGGTGAAGGTGAAGGTGAAGGTGAAGGTGCAGGAGTCAAAAAGATACTGGAGGGGGATTCTGAAGGAGACAACGATGAAGGTGAAGGTGACATTGAAGGTGAAAATGAGGATTCTGATGGCGAAGGTGATGGTGACAGTTGGGAAATTCTTTCATTGGCTGTCTTAGAGGGTACAAGCACCTGCTGCAGCCGCCTCCCATAAGCTATATCTCCTGGCTGGGCAATGTTCCTAACAATGAGAAGACATCATGAAGCAAGTAGTTAATACTCTATATAACAAACTTTACAGCATAAACCAAAAACTTCCTCAGTATAGAAGGATGTGAGAGCTTGCTATAACTTCTCAATTGGAACCACTAAAGTTATATAGTAAGTAACATAGGGAGACACATCCTATAAGCGTCAGAACTCTGGGCTTCTTTCTCTGCATATGGTTCCTTGAGCTTTCTGCTcagcttttttctttcttttttggccCATGGCTGACAGAATGAGGCAAGTCTAGAATTTTTATATGGAcaacttctttttcttcttaagaTGGATGCATCAAAAAAGAACTCAAAGGAAGTTGATATATTGCATCAACTTTAATTGCTTACCAGGGGAAACCACTGCTTTTACAAGATGGTATAGTAGCAGCATCAGTTAGCCGATTCTCATCTACTTGAAATTCAGAAAGCATCTTAACATCGTATATTTCAGGTGCTAGATTTCCAAGAAACTCATTGTTGTCAAGTAAACTGCATTAAGAAGAAATTCGAATAAAATAAGGTAAGGGACTAAATAGCagctagaaataaaataaaaaccgaAATATAAACAACTTGAAAAGAGGATCATACAGTGTTGTCAAGGAGAGATTGTTGCCAAAATCAGATGGAAATGGTCCACTAAAGTTATTGAATCCTAAATCCAACACCTCCAGCTCCTTCAATTCCCCAATTTCTTGAGGAATGCTTCCAGAGAAAGAGTTGTTGCGCAATATACTGCAGCAGTATATAAAGCAGAACTAAGAGAAAGAGTGACATAAAGGAGATTTGTCTAATTATAGACCAAGGATGATAAACTTACATAGATTTTAAATTCTCCAGCTTCCCAAATTCAGGTCCCAGGTTCCCAACAAGGCAAAGATCTTTCAAATTTCTGCAAGAAGCATAGCTCTGAATTCAGGGTTACCATCTAATTAACTATACAGTGAAAAACATGGCACATCTACAGGCAAAAGCCACAGGGTAGAGAGCCAGTTAACATCAACAAAATCTAAAATAAGAACATTACATGTAGCATTAAAACTTGGTTGTCTTATTTTTGTCAagttttatttatgttaaattcagTTCTTCATAAACaacttaaacatcaaacaacatCCAAAACAGGTCCATATCCCTTTAGAGAAAAATCACTTTGAGAAAACAAAAAGAGCCTTTTTTAGTATCAAGAGCCAAAAGTAGAAATTGACTCTGCAGTTTTCAACccgtaaaaattattaagaaaagaATAGAACCTAACATGATCAGCTATCTACCATATGCAAAGGGGATTCCAAATATTTTCATATACTTCAACAATCTCCctgtaaaacaaattaaaaagaacgcaataaaatgtgcaaaaagAGACAAAACTCACAAAATTACAACTTTTTCATCAGAGCATTCGACCCCGAACCAAGAACACGGATCAATCTCTCCATCAATTTCCTTCCAGTTCGATAAAGCACCAAAAGGGTCACTCACCACTCTCTGTTTGAACCTCAACAAAGCCAAACCTGCACCATTTTTTTGCCACACAGGCAAATAATTTCTTGTAAgaacatatataatatacaaaGAAACTCTTGTTGAGGCCTGAATAAATACCTTCACGGTTCAAAGGCGAGGAGAAGCTCATATTCTGCTCAAACAATGATAAAACCAGCATTAACAGCATGACCACCATCATCCTGAGCTTCAACCGCTCGAATCCCCAGAGCCCATACATGTCCAAAAGAAGAAGAATTTTTTCTAGCTTTTCTCTATCAACCTTTGAGAACAATGTCAAAAAGAGTCGAAAATGTATTAATAGAATAAACACAAAAGAAAATGTAAGAGAGCTTCTTGGAGGCTGCTAAATGCCATAGGCAGCTAAGTGCTAGCAAATTTAGACAATACGAGAAGAAAGCGCGTGTGGTAGCGGCGCCACTGCCGGTGAtcgtttacttttttttattaaaaaggaaaCCTTTTCGCAAGTTAAAGTCGACATTAGATAATTAAAGGGGGAGAAGAGAAGGCCAAGATACAAGACAGAACTTACGGTTTTAACAAATAGAGAAAGAGCAAATCAAGAATGTAATATTGGGTTTCGGTCTGAATCTGAGTTTGGTCTTCTTCGTCGATCAGCTGTCGCTGGTGTTCTCATTTTGTCGACTTGTTGGTGGACTCACTCTCTCCATTCTTTCCTCTATTTATAGCGCCGCCCTATGAAATCTCCCCCCACGTGCTTCTCACATGCTGAATATTCTTCCTTTCATTAAATTTTAAGGGTTAATTTCATCAAATTCCTCAAACTatcacttaaattttaaattagtccccatatattctaattaagttatcaaatataatattgCACCAATTAGGTTCTTTGGTCAGCCTAGCTGTTAATTTTTGTGTTAGTTCATACATGAAATGGTGTACATAGCACGTGAATCAAATTGTAAACATATATGTATTTATCGCATAGACACCTTAGATATGACGTgttaaaaataatctcttaaatTTTATAGGCAATGTTTATTTTCTACATGTCAAATCTAAGTCATCCATATGACAATTACatatgtatttataatttgattcacGTATTTTAAATATGCTACACGTAAGACTTGATTGATATGATACCGATACCTTAAGAACCCATATAAAATGTTTCAAAgtgaccaatttaaaatttaagacatAATTTGAGAATCTTTGATACAATTGccccaaattttaatttttctgaaAAATAAAACTTACTGAAACATTTTTGAATATTACAAGAGCAGGCTGGCAGAAGAatattgtagtttttttttttttctctctaaatCCGACAACTCAACTCTGGCATGAATCCAGTGGCTTGTGTTACATCCGCACATATGAGGTTCGTTTACTTCATATGTAGTGGCATGGCATAGATATGGtttgctttttt is a window of Gossypium hirsutum isolate 1008001.06 chromosome D08, Gossypium_hirsutum_v2.1, whole genome shotgun sequence DNA encoding:
- the LOC107933799 gene encoding ethylene-overproduction protein 1 isoform X2 gives rise to the protein MVHFVKKLLSLKLKGTFKSTQVHASSPPNTPIVNTIGSSSVASKLIRSAVSGAKTMLPFGLPKTDHLEPTIEPQLKPIQLVETLADLYRRLGTCLESEKSLICIEQYSILSSLGDPKLLRRCLRAARQHAFDVHSKVVLSALLRYERREDEHDGVSPMDCSSFILECPKATLESGCDLNSIYDHCKCYQECTNSADVQISKEDELLTLEEDSDISFCVGNEEIDCVRSKIAALSTPFKAMLCGSFIESKRSKIDFSQNGISVELMKAVDLYSRTKRVDMFSPKIVLELLSFAERFCCEEMKSACDIHLATFVNCMEDVLVLIEYGLEDRANVLVASCLQVLLRELPSSLHSPKVMRIFCSSEARERLAAAGHASFLLYYFLSQVAMEEDKVSNTTVMLLERLKECATLKWQKALALHQLGCVWLERLEYKSAQCYFEAATEAGHVYSLAGIARSRYKQGQQHSAYKLMNTLISEYKAVGWMYQERSLYNTGENKIADLNTATELDPTLSFPYKYRAVSKAEKKQTKDAISEIDRIIQFKLAPDCLELRAWFFIAIEDYGSALRDIRAMLTLEPSYKMFNVRLSGDDLIDLLNHKVQQGSQADCWLQLYDQWSSIDDIGSLAIIHQMLVNDPWKSLLRFRQSLLLLRLNCKKAAMRCLQLACNLSSSEHEKLIYEGWIFYDTGHREEALAKAEKSILIQRSFEAFFLKAYTLSDSNLDPESSSYVIELLEEAIRCPSDGLRKGQALNNLGSKYVDSGKLDQAANCYMNALDIKHTKAHQGLARVYSLRNQQKAAYAELSKLIEKAHNNASAYENRSEYCDSEMAKNDLNMATELDPLRTYPYSYRAAVLMDNQKETEAIEELSKAIAFKPDLQMLHLRAAFYESIGNLNSALCDCEAALCLEPDHIDTLDLYNRARDQAIHPQQI
- the LOC107933800 gene encoding inactive receptor-like serine/threonine-protein kinase At2g40270, producing MYGLWGFERLKLRMMVVMLLMLVLSLFEQNMSFSSPLNREGLALLRFKQRVVSDPFGALSNWKEIDGEIDPCSWFGVECSDEKVVILNLKDLCLVGNLGPEFGKLENLKSIILRNNSFSGSIPQEIGELKELEVLDLGFNNFSGPFPSDFGNNLSLTTLLLDNNEFLGNLAPEIYDVKMLSEFQVDENRLTDAATIPSCKSSGFPWNIAQPGDIAYGRRLQQVLVPSKTANERISQLSPSPSPSESSFSPSMSPSPSSLSPSESPSSIFLTPAPSPSPSPSPELAPAPALQPPVDPSVSISEPPQSRNAPANSPASTPRQISNENSGSKHHIFPILIASIGGSLIVLVSVLSIILFRNSKVVSVKPWATGLSGQLQKAFVTGVPKLKRSELEAACEDFSNVIGTFSDGTVYKGTLSSGVEIAVTSTAISSREDWSKNLETQFRNKIDSLSKVNHKNFVNLIGYCEENTPFTRMMVFEYVPNGSLFEHLHIQEAEHLDWGMRLRIAMGIAYCLEHMHQLTPPIAHRNLQSCSVYLTEDYAAKISDFSFLNNATAAKVGSATMELLESPSADAESNVYSFGVILFEMITGRIPYSIDNGSLADWASDYLKRDQPLKETVDPTLKFFQEDDLENLFEVVKTCVNPDPKERPTMKEVAAKLKEITAMGPDGATPKLSPLWWAELEILSTESS
- the LOC107933799 gene encoding ethylene-overproduction protein 1 isoform X1, which encodes MLPFGLPKTDHLEPTIEPQLKPIQLVETLADLYRRLGTCLESEKSLICIEQYSILSSLGDPKLLRRCLRAARQHAFDVHSKVVLSALLRYERREDEHDGVSPMDCSSFILECPKATLESGCDLNSIYDHCKCYQECTNSADVQISKEDELLTLEEDSDISFCVGNEEIDCVRSKIAALSTPFKAMLCGSFIESKRSKIDFSQNGISVELMKAVDLYSRTKRVDMFSPKIVLELLSFAERFCCEEMKSACDIHLATFVNCMEDVLVLIEYGLEDRANVLVASCLQVLLRELPSSLHSPKVMRIFCSSEARERLAAAGHASFLLYYFLSQVAMEEDKVSNTTVMLLERLKECATLKWQKALALHQLGCVWLERLEYKSAQCYFEAATEAGHVYSLAGIARSRYKQGQQHSAYKLMNTLISEYKAVGWMYQERSLYNTGENKIADLNTATELDPTLSFPYKYRAVSKAEKKQTKDAISEIDRIIQFKLAPDCLELRAWFFIAIEDYGSALRDIRAMLTLEPSYKMFNVRLSGDDLIDLLNHKVQQGSQADCWLQLYDQWSSIDDIGSLAIIHQMLVNDPWKSLLRFRQSLLLLRLNCKKAAMRCLQLACNLSSSEHEKLIYEGWIFYDTGHREEALAKAEKSILIQRSFEAFFLKAYTLSDSNLDPESSSYVIELLEEAIRCPSDGLRKGQALNNLGSKYVDSGKLDQAANCYMNALDIKHTKAHQGLARVYSLRNQQKAAYAELSKLIEKAHNNASAYENRSEYCDSEMAKNDLNMATELDPLRTYPYSYRAAVLMDNQKETEAIEELSKAIAFKPDLQMLHLRAAFYESIGNLNSALCDCEAALCLEPDHIDTLDLYNRARDQAIHPQQI